From the genome of Streptomyces sp. NBC_01317, one region includes:
- a CDS encoding HAD family hydrolase, protein MTGEESPDLGIPAHIQACLFDLDGVLTPTAALHATAWKTTFDGFLERRDGPGYRPFDKVADYDEYVDGLPRADGVRSFLASRGIELPEGSADDPPDRDTVRSLGERKNDLLLQDIKTKGVEAYPGSVRFVRAVKDAGIHRAVVSSSANCRDVLIGAGIEDLFEVRIDAGVAHEQHLAGKPRPDTFLAAARALGVDPEHAAVFEDALAGMDAGRTGGFGFVIGVNRTGQAEALKSHGASVVVDDLADLLGERA, encoded by the coding sequence ATGACCGGAGAAGAATCCCCCGACCTCGGAATCCCCGCGCACATCCAGGCGTGCCTCTTCGACCTCGACGGCGTCCTGACGCCCACCGCGGCCCTGCACGCGACGGCCTGGAAGACCACGTTCGACGGCTTCCTGGAGCGGCGGGACGGGCCCGGCTACCGCCCCTTCGACAAGGTCGCCGACTACGACGAGTACGTGGACGGGCTCCCGAGGGCCGACGGGGTCCGCTCCTTCCTCGCCTCGCGCGGGATCGAACTGCCGGAGGGGAGCGCGGACGACCCGCCGGACCGCGACACGGTCCGCAGCCTCGGCGAGCGGAAGAACGACCTCCTCCTCCAGGACATCAAAACCAAGGGCGTCGAGGCGTATCCGGGCTCGGTCCGGTTCGTACGGGCCGTCAAGGACGCCGGGATCCACCGCGCCGTCGTCTCCTCCAGTGCCAACTGCCGTGACGTCCTGATCGGCGCCGGCATCGAGGACCTGTTCGAGGTACGGATCGACGCGGGGGTCGCCCACGAGCAGCACCTCGCGGGCAAGCCCAGACCCGACACCTTCCTCGCCGCCGCCCGCGCCCTCGGCGTCGACCCGGAACACGCGGCCGTCTTCGAGGACGCCCTGGCCGGCATGGACGCCGGCCGCACCGGCGGCTTCGGCTTCGTCATCGGGGTGAACCGCACCGGCCAGGCCGAAGCCCTCAAGAGCCATGGCGCGAGCGTCGTCGTGGACGACCTCGCCGACCTGTTGGGAGAGCGGGCGTGA
- a CDS encoding VOC family protein: MKLASCVLYVFDLDESASFYRDLLGLEVSLRTTTAALMVDGSSGCQLYLRALGSNAPHTLGGIGLQCMIWTAADAEELRRCEEVLRKRDAHVTTGHAEGFDWVEGRDPSDVPVMVSHPGPDEVPRQEIITRIYAW; encoded by the coding sequence ATGAAGCTGGCGTCCTGCGTGCTGTACGTGTTCGACCTCGACGAGTCCGCGAGCTTCTACCGCGACCTGCTGGGGCTTGAGGTCTCCCTGCGGACCACCACGGCGGCCCTGATGGTCGACGGTTCGTCGGGTTGTCAGCTCTATCTGCGGGCCCTCGGATCCAACGCTCCTCACACGCTCGGCGGTATCGGGCTCCAGTGCATGATCTGGACGGCGGCGGACGCCGAGGAGCTGCGGCGCTGCGAGGAAGTCCTCAGGAAGCGGGACGCCCACGTCACCACGGGGCACGCCGAGGGGTTCGACTGGGTGGAAGGGCGTGATCCCAGCGACGTACCGGTGATGGTCAGCCACCCGGGCCCCGACGAGGTGCCCCGGCAGGAGATCATCACCCGCATTTATGCCTGGTGA
- the htpX gene encoding zinc metalloprotease HtpX, whose protein sequence is MTRTRSRYSPDRGLTTRMVTTMFLIGLLYVVLVGVLIALLKGAWPIILIVAGALFIAQFWFSDRIAAFGMGAHEVTPEEAPELHGAIDRICALADMPKPRVAISRSDIPNAFATGRSERTALVCATTGLLRRLEPEELEGVLAHEMSHVAHRDVAVMTIASFLGVLAGVITRIALWSGVSRSSRDAGPAGLAIMLIPLASAVVYVLGFLLTRMLSRYRELSADRTAALLTGRPSALASALTKVSGSMARIPTEDLRKAEPYNAFFFAPAFSSKASLGRLFSSHPTLEQRLEQLARISTELAR, encoded by the coding sequence ATGACCCGTACCCGCTCCCGCTACTCGCCGGACCGCGGGCTGACCACGCGCATGGTGACGACCATGTTCCTGATCGGTCTGCTCTATGTGGTCCTCGTGGGTGTCCTGATCGCGCTGCTGAAGGGCGCGTGGCCGATCATCCTGATCGTCGCGGGCGCCCTGTTCATCGCGCAGTTCTGGTTCAGCGACCGCATAGCCGCCTTCGGGATGGGGGCGCACGAGGTCACCCCCGAGGAGGCGCCCGAGCTGCACGGCGCCATCGACCGGATCTGCGCGCTGGCGGACATGCCGAAGCCCCGGGTGGCCATCTCGCGCAGCGACATCCCGAACGCCTTCGCCACCGGACGCAGCGAGCGCACGGCGCTGGTGTGCGCCACCACGGGGCTGCTGCGCAGGCTGGAGCCCGAGGAGCTGGAGGGGGTGCTGGCGCACGAGATGTCGCACGTGGCGCACCGCGATGTGGCCGTCATGACCATCGCCTCGTTCCTGGGGGTGCTCGCGGGTGTCATCACCCGGATCGCACTGTGGAGCGGGGTGAGCCGCAGCAGCCGTGACGCGGGCCCGGCCGGTCTGGCGATCATGCTGATCCCGCTGGCCAGCGCGGTGGTGTACGTGCTCGGCTTCCTGCTGACCCGGATGCTGTCCCGCTACCGCGAGCTGTCCGCGGACCGTACGGCCGCGCTGCTCACCGGCCGTCCCTCGGCCCTCGCGTCCGCCCTCACGAAGGTGAGCGGCTCCATGGCGCGCATCCCGACGGAGGACCTGCGGAAGGCGGAGCCGTACAACGCGTTCTTCTTCGCTCCCGCGTTCTCCTCGAAGGCCAGCCTGGGGCGGCTTTTCTCGTCGCACCCGACGCTGGAGCAGCGCCTGGAGCAGCTGGCCCGGATCTCGACCGAACTGGCGCGGTAG
- the pspAB gene encoding PspA-associated protein PspAB → MGLLDTILGRSKPVRPDLDQLFALPSAAITLQAGAGFTPTGLGSVCFAGVEGGSFARVREDVRELLDADTGRDAGQGGHPVEFSQDAYGYTWLLARQPADDLGALVNDLHAVNTLLQDGGFGPQLLCSLVGFKDAEQRPLALVYLYKRGTFYPFAPLPGGSEKRDSQRELQVKAVIGDDLRMESDLSRWFPVWGAPGLAVSPSGE, encoded by the coding sequence GTGGGTCTGCTCGACACCATCCTCGGCCGCAGCAAGCCGGTCCGCCCCGATCTCGACCAGCTCTTCGCCCTCCCCTCCGCCGCGATCACCCTCCAGGCGGGCGCCGGATTCACCCCCACCGGCCTCGGCTCGGTGTGTTTCGCGGGGGTCGAGGGCGGGAGCTTCGCCCGGGTCAGGGAGGACGTACGGGAGCTGCTGGACGCGGACACCGGGCGGGACGCCGGCCAGGGCGGCCATCCGGTGGAGTTCAGCCAGGACGCGTACGGCTACACCTGGCTGCTCGCCCGGCAACCGGCCGACGACCTCGGCGCCCTGGTGAACGACCTCCACGCGGTCAACACGCTGCTCCAGGACGGCGGCTTCGGGCCGCAGCTGCTCTGTTCGCTGGTCGGCTTCAAGGACGCCGAGCAGCGGCCTCTCGCGCTGGTCTACCTGTACAAGCGCGGCACGTTCTACCCGTTCGCGCCGCTGCCCGGCGGCTCCGAGAAGCGGGACAGCCAGCGGGAACTCCAGGTCAAGGCCGTGATCGGCGACGACCTGCGGATGGAGTCCGACCTGAGCCGGTGGTTCCCGGTCTGGGGCGCGCCGGGACTGGCCGTCAGCCCGTCCGGCGAGTGA